Proteins co-encoded in one Nicotiana sylvestris chromosome 7, ASM39365v2, whole genome shotgun sequence genomic window:
- the LOC104211100 gene encoding uncharacterized protein produces MKLLSSSSVSTTSSNANYTSKVSCISGMLRRLLCSNSLPTHPSDQISLSTTYQYSNHTKEAEADDGLSLKAPGVVARLMGLESLPPFSLDHAKASNNKSISRSRSMNSVDLLREIKGRNPRVNSFREPPTYMELEDENFFILSFESREIVSKQRKNNFAEIKQRRKEKLNNKIRESVDLKKKENLHVINYEVSTQKLDDKVILMHKDSQKFTVLKDSTNVLRPTDKFLQNISVGMEDYEGAKITRKKKKKKRESFAVEKPLTQFDSEKSSPNSVLYFAETQNSEKFFRLTNSRSRRTLTEELENYRKLKLTAGDNNGVEAKKSERICAESYKHFENCVQIWSGFSTLADRETVERNWLQKEICKFEYCKEIGGGIGLKILDQLLEELVDQLVEQPL; encoded by the exons ATGAAATTGTTATCTTCATCCTCTGTTTCCACCACTTCAAGCAATGCTAATTATACTTCCAAGGTAAGTTGCATTTCTGGGATGTTGCGTCGCCTTCTTTGCTCCAACAGTCTTCCAACTCATCCCTCAGATCAAATTAGTCTGTCTACAACGTACCAGTACAGTAATCATACTAAAGAAGCAGAAGCTGATGATGGACTGTCCTTAAAAGCACCTGGGGTTGTGGCAAGGCTGATGGGATTAGAATCGCTGCCGCCTTTTAGCTTGGATCATGCAAAGGCAAGCAATAACAAATCAATCTCCCGAAGCCGCTCTATGAATTCCGTTGATTTGTTGAGAGAAATTAAAGGGAGAAATCCACGGGTGAATAGCTTTCGTGAACCACCAACGTACATGGAGCTTGAAGATGAGAATTTCTTTATTCTCAGCTTTGAAAGCAGAGAGATTGTGTCGAAACAGAGGAAAAATAATTTTGCAgaaataaagcagagaagaaaaGAGAAGCTGAATAACAAGATAAGGGAGAGCGTGGAtctgaagaagaaagaaaatttacaTGTTATTAATTATGAGGTTTCAACTCAGAAGCTAGATGACAAAGTGATCCTCATGCACAAGGATTCTCAGAAGTTTACAGTACTTAAAGATTCAACCAACGTCCTTAGACCAACAGATAAATTTCTTCAGAATATATCTGTTGGGATGGAAGACTATGAAGGAGCAAAAATAacaaggaagaaaaagaagaaaaaacgtGAAAGCTTTGCTGTAGAAAAACCCCTAACACAATTTGATTCAGAGAAATCAAGCCCAAATTCAGTTCTTTATTTTGCTGAGACACAAAATTCAG AGAAGTTCTTTAGGCTGACAAATTCAAGATCAAGGAGAACACTGACCGAGGAACTTGAAAATTACAGGAAGCTGAAACTGACCGCAGGTGATAATAATGGAGTGGAAGCCAAGAAAAGTGAAAGAATTTGTGCTGAATCATACAAGCATTTTGAAAACTGCGTACAAATATGGAGTGGTTTCAGCACATTGGCAGATAGAGAGACAGTGGAAAGAAACTGGCTACAGAAAGAGATTTGCAAGTTTGAATACTGCAAGGAGATCGGTGGGGGCATAGGATTAAAAATTCTTGATCAGTTGTTGGAGGAGCTAGTAGATC